ACGTGGAGAATTACATCACCCAGATCGATCAATACCCAGCGGGCATTATCAAACCCTTCCAATCCTTTTACAGGTATCCCCAGCTCATCGGCCAATTTTTTGGCTTCAGTGGCGATAGCCTGTACTTGTGTATCGGAATTCCCGTGGCAAATTACGAAATAATCCGCAATCAGGGAGATTCCTCTCAGATCCAGAGTCACCACATCCATCGCTTTTTTATCTTCTACGGCTTGAACCAACCTGGTCATAACCTTTTCCGGAGTTACACTCATTCCATCATCCTCCTAATAATTCACTGTTGTATTTATCACTTTATCACATATAAGCATTCATGAACTGCTCTTTCCTCTTATTTCATCCAGCAAACTGTTGCGGGTAAGCACGGTCAGCGGATAGATCTTTTTACCCTGCTGAATGAGAAAGGATATCGTGGAATCAAAACCGGCGATCAGCGCCTCTTCCAAGCTGGTTTCCGCCAGCTTTCGGATTTTGTCCACCCCGGGAAAATCTCTCCCCGGTTCCATATAATCGGCCAGACAAATTATTTTTTCAAGCTTGCTCATTTGCTCTCTTCCTGAAGTATGAAACCGGATGGCATTCAGAATGTCTTCATCTTTTATGCCAAAACGGATTTCCGCCACATAAGCCCCCGCATGAGAATGCAGAAGCTGTTTGTCATAATGAAGCAAATCCTGTGGGAGATTATTCTCCCTGATAATGGCTTCCTGATCCTGAATCGTCCAATATTTGCAGACATCGTGAAGAATGGCCGCAAGATCAGCTTTGTCCTTGTCTTCCCCAAAACGTCCAGCAAGTATGACAGCCGTATCCCGAACACCAAGGGTATGCTTCCACCTTCGCTCAGGCATCTGCTCCTTAACAGCCTCTATAATTTCAGTCCGGTTCATAAAGCCCCATCCCTTTCATATGTTGATAGACAGAGTCCGGTACCAGGAAACGAACGGAATCTTTCCGTTTAATCCGTTGTCTTATCTGAGTGGATGAAATATCCAGCAGAGGCATAGGAACTATCGTTACCGCCTGCCTCAGGTCTGCAGGAAGTATGGAAAGATCATCCGAAAAGCCCGGCCTCCTGAGTCCGATAAAGGTAATCATCCGTGCCAGTTCATTAATTTTGTGCCATTTGGGCAAATATTCAACCATATCGGCTCCAATAATATATGAAAACTTGCTGTCCGGGTACATTCTCTTCAGTTCACAAACGGTATCATAGCTGTACGAAACCCCGCCCTTTTGCATTTCATAATCACAGGAACGAAAGTAGTTTACAGGCTCCACAGCCAACCTCACCATTTCCATTCTTTCCTCTGGAGAAGCTTCCGGGGCATGGGACTTATGAGGAGGTACATAGACAGGCATAAACCATACTTCATCCAGAACTGCTCCATGTTTGGCGCTTTCCGCGGCTACCAGATGGCCGGTATGGATCGGATCAAAGGTACCGCCCATGATGCCGATTCGCTTATAATATCCGCCCATCTTATCCCCCCTTTAAAGGATCTTTCCCGGCGAAATTTCTCTTTACGTTTTAAGGAAGTTCAATTTCCTTATGGTTCACCGATTCTTTATACAGGACAATCGTTTTTCCGATGACCTGAACCAATTCCGCTCCGGAGCGCCCGGAAATTTCCTGCGCAAGTTCATTCCTGTCCTCATCATTGTTATTCAAAATAGAAACCTTGATCAGTTCTCTTGTTTCCAGGGCTTCTTTAATATGGGTAATCAGTTGATCATTAACCCCTCCTTTACCAATTTGAAAAATAGGATTCAGGTGATGGGCCATTGAACGTAAATATCTTTTTTGTTTTCCTGTCAGCATTAGTCTAGATTCCTCAATTCAGTTTTAATGATTGAAGTACCGCTTCTCTCATTGCTTGAACCGGAGCTTTTTGGCAGGTCCAATACTCAAAGGCGTAAGCCCCCTGGTAAATGAACATGCCAAGTCCGCTGTGGACAATGGCTCCAAGTTTGGATGCCTGTTTGAGAAAGGCGGTTTTCATAGGATTATAAATAAGGTCACTGGCTACAAATCCTGGTGGTACTGCAGTAAGTGTATATGGAACTTCATCTTCATTCGGGGCCATGCCTGCCGAAGTGGTATTCACAATCAAATGTACATTATCCATAAGATTTCCAATTTCGCTGAGCCCCATGCCTTTCGTTTTGGTATACGGGGAAAGAAAAGAGGCCAGCTGCTCCGCTTTTTCCACTGTCCGGTTGGCTATGCAAATACAGGCAGCCCCAGATTTAGCCAGAGCGTAGGCAACGCCACGCGCAGCGCCCCCGGCTCCAAGCAGCAGGATCGTTTTTCCTGAAGGATCAAAACCGGTTTCTTCCTTTAAGGCTCTCACATAGCCAATCCCGTCGGTATTGTACCCGGTCAGTTTCCCATTTTCATTGATAATCGTATTTACAGCACCAATCATTGTGGCACTTTCATCCACATCATCCAGATAGCGTATT
This Paenibacillus larvae subsp. larvae DNA region includes the following protein-coding sequences:
- the aroE gene encoding shikimate dehydrogenase; this encodes MTSWQIDSQTRLFGVMGNPVFHSKSPVMMNRAFRETGFNGIYTAFHVQPDDLGKAIAGLRAVQVGGLNVTIPHKVEVIRYLDDVDESATMIGAVNTIINENGKLTGYNTDGIGYVRALKEETGFDPSGKTILLLGAGGAARGVAYALAKSGAACICIANRTVEKAEQLASFLSPYTKTKGMGLSEIGNLMDNVHLIVNTTSAGMAPNEDEVPYTLTAVPPGFVASDLIYNPMKTAFLKQASKLGAIVHSGLGMFIYQGAYAFEYWTCQKAPVQAMREAVLQSLKLN
- the rsfS gene encoding ribosome silencing factor, whose amino-acid sequence is MSVTPEKVMTRLVQAVEDKKAMDVVTLDLRGISLIADYFVICHGNSDTQVQAIATEAKKLADELGIPVKGLEGFDNARWVLIDLGDVILHVFHRDEREYYNIERLWSDAKVVERV
- the yhbY gene encoding ribosome assembly RNA-binding protein YhbY yields the protein MLTGKQKRYLRSMAHHLNPIFQIGKGGVNDQLITHIKEALETRELIKVSILNNNDEDRNELAQEISGRSGAELVQVIGKTIVLYKESVNHKEIELP
- the yqeK gene encoding bis(5'-nucleosyl)-tetraphosphatase (symmetrical) YqeK, whose amino-acid sequence is MNRTEIIEAVKEQMPERRWKHTLGVRDTAVILAGRFGEDKDKADLAAILHDVCKYWTIQDQEAIIRENNLPQDLLHYDKQLLHSHAGAYVAEIRFGIKDEDILNAIRFHTSGREQMSKLEKIICLADYMEPGRDFPGVDKIRKLAETSLEEALIAGFDSTISFLIQQGKKIYPLTVLTRNSLLDEIRGKSSS
- a CDS encoding nicotinate-nucleotide adenylyltransferase, which gives rise to MGGYYKRIGIMGGTFDPIHTGHLVAAESAKHGAVLDEVWFMPVYVPPHKSHAPEASPEERMEMVRLAVEPVNYFRSCDYEMQKGGVSYSYDTVCELKRMYPDSKFSYIIGADMVEYLPKWHKINELARMITFIGLRRPGFSDDLSILPADLRQAVTIVPMPLLDISSTQIRQRIKRKDSVRFLVPDSVYQHMKGMGLYEPD